One Rosa chinensis cultivar Old Blush chromosome 3, RchiOBHm-V2, whole genome shotgun sequence DNA window includes the following coding sequences:
- the LOC112192431 gene encoding dehydration-responsive element-binding protein 2G, whose protein sequence is MDNDQERKVTRKANMGRSRKGSMKGKGGPENATCTFRGVRQRTWGKWVAEIREPKRGARLWLGTFNTSTEAALAYDDAARKLYGSSAKLNLPDHSSSSSSSSSTSPSSKTSSADKGTNMYPH, encoded by the exons ATGGACAATGACCAAGAGAGAAAGGTGACGAGGAAAGCCAACATGGGAAGGTCGAGAAAGGGCTCCATGAAAGGGAAGGGAGGCCCTGAGAACGCTACGTGCACTTTCAGAGGAGTCAGGCAAAGAACTTGGGGCAAATGGGTGGCGGAAATACGTgagcccaaacgcggtgctagGCTTTGGCTAGGCACTTTCAACACTTCCACGGAGGCAGCGCTGGCTTATGACGATGCGGCTCGAAAGCTGTACGGCTCCTCCGCCAAGCTCAACTTGCCGGaccactcctcctcctcctcatcctcctcctccacatCACCGTCTTCGAAAACGAGTTCTGCTGATAAAG GGACAAATATGTATCCCCATTGA
- the LOC112191873 gene encoding GDSL esterase/lipase LTL1: MHTNTMLAFWVALVLLVACAGRQAEARAFFVFGDSLVDNGNNDYLVTTARADSYPYGIDYPTHIPTGRFSNGLNIPDLISESIGSEPTLPYLSPHLTGQNLLVGANFASAGIGILNDTGIQFLNIIRITKQLEYFEQYQTRVSALIGPDQTQSLVNGALVLITLGGNDFVNNYYLVPYSARSRQYSLPDYVVYLISEYRKILNRLYELGARQVLVTGTGPLGCVPAELAMHSRNGECSVELQRAASLFNPQLVQMISSLNSDLGSNVFIAANAYQMHMDFVSNPAAYGFVTSKIACCGQGPYNGIGLCTPLSNLCPNRDLYAFWDPFHPSEKANRIIVQQILTGTEEYMHPMNLSTMLALDNSRT, encoded by the exons ATGCATACAAACACAATGTTGGCTTTTTGGGTTGCTTTGGTCCTGCTGGTTGCTTGTGCTGGTCGTCAAGCCGAGGCACGAGCATTCTTTGTTTTCGGAGATTCGCTGGTGGACAATGGCAACAATGACTACTTGGTCACCACTGCCCGGGCCGACTCGTACCCTTATGGGATCGACTACCCGACTCACATACCAACCGGACGGTTTTCTAATGGCCTCAACATACCAGACCTCATCA GTGAGTCAATTGGGTCAGAACCCACATTGCCATACTTGAGTCCTCACCTCACTGGACAAAACCTACTTGTTGGTGCCAACTTTGCTTCTGCTGGGATTGGAATCCTCAATGACACTGGAATCCAGTTT CTTAACATAATCAGAATCACCAAGCAACTGGAATACTTCGAACAATACCAGACAAGGGTGAGTGCCCTAATCGGACCTGATCAGACTCAAAGCCTTGTGAACGGAGCCCTGGTCCTTATAACCCTTGGTGGAAATGACTTTGTGAACAACTACTACTTGGTTCCCTACTCTGCTAGGTCTCGCCAATACTCTCTCCCAGACTACGTCGTCTACCTCATCTCTGAGTATCGCAAAATCCTCAAC AGGCTGTACGAACTGGGAGCCCGTCAAGTCCTGGTCACAGGCACAGGACCACTAGGCTGTGTCCCCGCCGAGCTTGCCATGCATAGCCGAAACGGGGAGTGCTCCGTGGAGCTCCAACGCGCTGCCTCGCTCTTCAACCCGCAGCTAGTCCAAATGATCAGCTCGCTCAACAGCGATCTCGGGTCCAACGTCTTCATTGCCGCAAACGCCTACCAAATGCACATGGATTTCGTTAGTAACCCCGCTGCCTACGGGTTTGTAACATCAAAGATAGCCTGTTGTGGCCAAGGACCTTACAATGGGATCGGACTATGCACACCCCTTTCGAACCTGTGCCCGAACAGAGACTTGTACGCGTTTTGGGATCCGTTCCATCCTTCGGAGAAGGCTAATAGGATCATTGTGCAGCAAATCCTGACTGGGACCGAAGAGTACATGCACCCCATGAACCTCAGTACTATGTTGGCCTTGGACAACTCTAGGACCTAG